The DNA region GGTAGAGAAGAGGATGATCCCGGAGTTTCCGCTGGGTGAATTCAGAAACGTTGACAGTATCGTATAGCATGGCTGGCTTGAAGAATATCCGGAGGCAAATGATTGATATGGAGACGAAACCGAAGTGATATGAAGTGCTGATGGCGGGAATTGGCGGCAAGGGCGTTCTGACAGCCGGGAAATTCTTGTTGGAGGCCGGCGCCATAAAGTACAAAAACGTAGTCTATTTCCCCTCCTATTCTACGGAGATGCGAGGCAGCCCGAGCGAGTGCACGGTTATTCTCTCTGAGAGTCCGATCGGCTCCCCGGTGCTTCAATCGGCGGATGCTATTCTCATATTCGATCAGAGTCAACTGGCCAATTTTGAGAACAGGCTTCGCCCAAGTGGATTGATGGTGATCGATAGCACCATGCAGCAGGGAACTGTGAAGAGGAAAGATGTCAGGGTTCTGGAGATTCCGGCCATGACCATCGCCAATGCCGTGGGAGATGTTCGATCAGCAAATCTGGTGTTACTTGGAGGATACGTGCAAGCGACTGGCGTGGTGCCTATGGAGATCATCGAAAGCGAGATCAAGAAGAAATTCAAATCCGGCGGCGACAAAGTAATCGCGAAGAATATCGAAGCTGTTCATAAAGGGGCAGAAGTGGCGGCCGAGTGGGCTGCTGAAAAACCTGCCTGAAGGGAACGGATCGTTTTCAGGAGATGACACTGATGCAATCGTGTGAGCTCTCGGGGTATCAATAAAAAGACTTTAAAAGGAGGAACGAGAACAATGGCTGGAATTCTTGAAGGAATCAGGGTTATAGACTGGAGCATCTTTCAGCAAGGTCCTGTAGCTTCCATGATTTTGGGAGATATGGGAGCTGATGTCATCAAGCTTGAGGGAAAGGATGGCGGAGACCCTGGCCGAGCGATGATGAGAATTGCAGGAGCCATTCTGTCTTCAGATCTTTCCCAGCGCAATGCCTACTTTGAAGCTGGAAATCGTAACAAGCGAGCGATTGCGGTGGATCTCACCAAGCCCGAGGGAAAAGAGGTCATCTACAAGCTGGTTGAGAAGTCGGATGTGTTCATACAGAACTTCAGAGAAGGTGTTGCTGAACGCCTGGGGATGGGCTATCAGACCCTTCGTAAACTAAATCCTCGTCTGATCTATGCGCACGCTTCCGCATGGGGACCTAAGGGGCCTGACAAGGGGGACCCGTCTGCCGACTATACCGGAGTAGCCCGCTCCGGGCTGATGCATCTTATCGGTGAGCCGGGCATGCCGCCGCTGATGGTTCAAGGTGGACTGGGAGATCAGAGCGGTGCTGTCATGACTGCTATGGGAGTGATGTCGGCGCTTTACTACAGGGAAAAAACAGGGATAGGGCAAGAACTGGAGTCGTCATTATTGGGAAGCCTGGTGTTTCTCATGGGGCACCCGGTGACCATGAATACTCTGGTGGGACTCCCAACGCCCAAGATCGCCAGAAAGAAGGCGGGCAATCCTTTGTGGAATTACTATCAATGCGGCGATGGCAAGTGGGTTGCCATGGCGGCTCTGGCGGCTGACAAGTTCTGGCCCAACTTCTGCAAAGCATTGAGTTTAGAGAATCTTGAGAAGGACCCGCGCTTCAATAGCATGGAAACCAGACGTGCAAATGGAGAAGCATTGGTGACCATCCTAGATGCGACCTTCGCCAAGAAGGACAGGGCAGAGTGGGTCAAGATGTTGAAGGAAACGGGAATGGTCTACGGCATCGTGAACGACATACCGGATCTGAAAGAAGACCCGCAGGTTCTGGAAAATGACTACATCACCCAATACGATCACCCGATTTGGGGGCAGGTGAAGATGATAGGCTTCCCGATCAGCTTCGAGAAGACGCCCATGGCGATCACAAGGGAAGCCCCTGAGTACGGGCAGGATACGGAGACAATCCTTAACGAAATGCTTGGGTATAACTGGGATCAGATTACCGCGCTCAAAGACAAGAAAGTCATCTAGTCCGCAGGGTTTTTGATACAAGATCATCCCACGTGGCGAGCCGGTCAGGTCCATTCCGGCAGTAGTTACGTGGCACGAATGTGGACCATTTGCGTCGGGAGTTGAAACATGACAAATGAAGGGAAACTAAACCCCATTGAAGAAGCATATCGGAATCGGCTGGTTAGAGCAAAAGAGATGTCCGAGCGCGGAGAAAAGGTCGTCGGCTATTTCTACGGCCTTGTGCCTGTGGAAATGCTGACGGCGGCCGGCCTGATTCCATACAGGATCACAGGCGATATCAACGAACTGATCACCAGGGCGGATGCTCATCTCGAGATGAATATGTGCTCGTTTGTGCGCAACGCTTTCGATCTGGGAATCAAGGGGTGTTACGATTTCCTCGACGGAATCGTAACACCCCACGCCTGCGATTGTATATTTCGCCTTCATGATATATGGCGCAGCTGCATTCCCACAACGTATGCACATTTCATCAATGTGCCTCATATGGCTTCGACTTCATCTCTGGAGTTCTTCGAGGATGAGCTGGAGTTATTCAAACGCAGTCTTGAAGAGTACGCGGGCGTGAAATTGACCGATGACCGGTTGAATAAAGCGATCGGGATGCACAACAGGAATCGCCGGTTGATGAGGGAACTCTACCAACTCAGAAAATCAAAGCCTCCGATGATAACGGGGAGTGAAATGGTCAAAGTTGAGGTAGCAGCGCGGTGTCTGCCTGTAAACGAGTCCAATAAGTTGGTGCAAAACGTCATAAGGACTGTAAAGGATCGGAAACCGGGCCCGGCCGAGCACAAGCCGAGGTTCATCCTTTACGGTGCGGAGGTAGATCAACCTTCCTTTGTTGAGCTCTTCGAGAAGGGTGGGGCGGATGTGGTGGTAGACGCTACCTCTCTGGGCACCGATGACTACTGGTATGACGTGAATGGTGCGCCAAGTCCGTTGGCAGCCCTTGCCAATCGCTATCTTCTCAAGATTCCT from Dehalococcoidia bacterium includes:
- a CDS encoding 2-oxoacid:acceptor oxidoreductase family protein, translating into MAGIGGKGVLTAGKFLLEAGAIKYKNVVYFPSYSTEMRGSPSECTVILSESPIGSPVLQSADAILIFDQSQLANFENRLRPSGLMVIDSTMQQGTVKRKDVRVLEIPAMTIANAVGDVRSANLVLLGGYVQATGVVPMEIIESEIKKKFKSGGDKVIAKNIEAVHKGAEVAAEWAAEKPA
- a CDS encoding CoA transferase — its product is MAGILEGIRVIDWSIFQQGPVASMILGDMGADVIKLEGKDGGDPGRAMMRIAGAILSSDLSQRNAYFEAGNRNKRAIAVDLTKPEGKEVIYKLVEKSDVFIQNFREGVAERLGMGYQTLRKLNPRLIYAHASAWGPKGPDKGDPSADYTGVARSGLMHLIGEPGMPPLMVQGGLGDQSGAVMTAMGVMSALYYREKTGIGQELESSLLGSLVFLMGHPVTMNTLVGLPTPKIARKKAGNPLWNYYQCGDGKWVAMAALAADKFWPNFCKALSLENLEKDPRFNSMETRRANGEALVTILDATFAKKDRAEWVKMLKETGMVYGIVNDIPDLKEDPQVLENDYITQYDHPIWGQVKMIGFPISFEKTPMAITREAPEYGQDTETILNEMLGYNWDQITALKDKKVI
- a CDS encoding 2-hydroxyacyl-CoA dehydratase family protein, producing MTNEGKLNPIEEAYRNRLVRAKEMSERGEKVVGYFYGLVPVEMLTAAGLIPYRITGDINELITRADAHLEMNMCSFVRNAFDLGIKGCYDFLDGIVTPHACDCIFRLHDIWRSCIPTTYAHFINVPHMASTSSLEFFEDELELFKRSLEEYAGVKLTDDRLNKAIGMHNRNRRLMRELYQLRKSKPPMITGSEMVKVEVAARCLPVNESNKLVQNVIRTVKDRKPGPAEHKPRFILYGAEVDQPSFVELFEKGGADVVVDATSLGTDDYWYDVNGAPSPLAALANRYLLKIPSPRTCKNSEAQDHSEDMEFRFGHLGKLAREFKANAAIVYIIRFCDTYELDAPDVREYLQKVGLPVLDIEDEYHTQSLGRLQTRVEAFVESLQS